In Bradyrhizobium sp. 1(2017), one DNA window encodes the following:
- a CDS encoding DUF2161 domain-containing phosphodiesterase, translating to METALYLPVKRFLEELGFTVKGEIGGCDLVGLSAGDPPVVVIGELKLAFNLELVLQAVDRAPAGDEVWIAAKMSSRGKGRESDARYRNLCRRLGFGMLGVTDRGQVEVLVKPPTAAPRREPKVRSRLVAEHQRRQGDPVLGGSTRSPIMTAYRQQALACASALAEGPRRVSELRQRCPDAGKILLNNVYGWFERAERGIYGLTQAGHAALKRWPQQRIEASAGVTSPP from the coding sequence TTGGAAACCGCGCTTTACCTGCCCGTCAAACGCTTCCTCGAAGAGCTCGGCTTCACCGTCAAGGGCGAGATCGGCGGCTGCGATCTCGTCGGCCTCAGCGCCGGCGATCCACCGGTCGTCGTGATCGGCGAGCTTAAGCTCGCCTTCAATCTCGAGCTGGTCCTCCAGGCGGTCGACCGCGCGCCGGCTGGCGACGAGGTCTGGATCGCGGCGAAGATGTCGTCCCGCGGCAAGGGACGCGAGAGCGACGCGCGCTATCGCAATCTCTGCCGCCGCCTCGGCTTCGGCATGCTCGGGGTCACCGATCGCGGCCAGGTCGAGGTGCTGGTGAAGCCGCCAACGGCGGCGCCGCGCCGGGAGCCGAAAGTCCGCTCCCGCCTCGTCGCCGAACACCAGCGCCGTCAGGGCGATCCCGTGCTCGGCGGCAGCACCCGGTCGCCGATCATGACGGCCTATCGGCAGCAGGCGCTGGCCTGCGCCTCGGCGCTCGCCGAAGGCCCGCGGCGGGTGAGCGAGCTGCGCCAACGCTGTCCCGATGCCGGCAAGATCTTGCTTAACAATGTCTATGGGTGGTTCGAGCGGGCCGAACGGGGAATCTACGGACTGACCCAGGCAGGACACGCAGCACTGAAACGCTGGCCCCAGCAACGGATTGAGGCCAGCGCTGGTGTCACGTCACCGCCCTGA
- a CDS encoding DUF2735 domain-containing protein, whose translation MMNNGLSHGSAKIYQFPAGGRAALAGRRHGETRLPADHAPLPANVSICSDSWYHQEAVDEAKPKWDR comes from the coding sequence ATGATGAACAATGGTCTGAGTCACGGATCTGCGAAGATCTATCAATTCCCTGCCGGGGGCCGCGCGGCTCTCGCCGGACGCCGCCATGGCGAGACCCGCCTTCCTGCCGACCACGCGCCGCTTCCCGCGAACGTCTCGATCTGCAGTGACAGCTGGTACCACCAGGAAGCGGTCGACGAAGCCAAGCCGAAATGGGACCGCTGA
- a CDS encoding winged helix-turn-helix transcriptional regulator: MRTYGQYCPIARGAEIFAERWTPLIIRNLHLGCGNFSEILEGTPGLSRTLLSQRLKQLERVGIVESAFKSDGRGHRYELTSAGHDLFTVCQSLGEWGARWLEIASEHLDPFVALWSMCNALRQDRLPDRRVVIRFDFTGRPRRERYWLLIELGDTEICKTNPGFEEDLYITAEAEAFVKWHAGQLTWAQATGEGRIQLDGPPSLIRAFPTWNARSMFAHVRPVSRASTSSAA; the protein is encoded by the coding sequence ATGAGGACGTATGGCCAATATTGTCCCATCGCTCGTGGCGCCGAGATCTTCGCCGAGCGCTGGACACCTCTGATCATCCGCAACCTGCACCTTGGCTGCGGAAACTTCAGCGAGATCTTGGAGGGCACGCCCGGACTCTCCCGTACCCTGCTCTCGCAACGGCTCAAGCAGCTCGAACGGGTCGGTATCGTCGAGTCGGCATTCAAGTCCGACGGGCGCGGGCACCGCTACGAGCTCACGTCCGCAGGCCACGATCTCTTCACGGTCTGTCAGTCGCTCGGCGAGTGGGGTGCGCGTTGGCTCGAGATCGCCTCCGAGCACCTCGACCCCTTTGTGGCCCTGTGGTCGATGTGTAACGCGCTCCGCCAAGACCGGCTCCCGGATCGACGCGTCGTCATCCGCTTCGACTTCACCGGCCGCCCGCGCCGCGAGCGCTATTGGCTACTCATCGAACTCGGAGACACCGAGATCTGCAAGACAAACCCCGGCTTCGAAGAGGATCTCTACATCACGGCGGAAGCGGAAGCATTCGTCAAATGGCATGCCGGCCAGCTCACCTGGGCCCAAGCCACCGGCGAGGGCCGCATCCAACTCGACGGCCCGCCGTCGCTGATAAGAGCGTTCCCAACCTGGAACGCCCGCAGCATGTTCGCGCACGTCAGGCCGGTCTCTCGCGCCTCTACGAGCTCCGCCGCCTGA
- a CDS encoding GrlR family regulatory protein — protein sequence MIEGFYTVRFQLGDNVGRAVMHAGNGKLLGGNSAFAHIGTYEKTEAGVDIVIKTVRHNPDPNYRAMAGTDDATLIAKGWPDGDLYRLKGELKELPGVPFQSLMTPITEEDMPIAGGVGEAGITDGLYSIHLRMLDGLDGGLTGVMLLNQGRILGGDAAFYYLGSYTAAKGRWKGQILNQEHTPAKDDPIFGGHEVGIGFSGTYDADQAVLEAAALAGKRSLRLTAALKLMHRA from the coding sequence GTGATTGAAGGCTTCTACACGGTGAGATTTCAGCTCGGCGACAACGTCGGCCGGGCCGTGATGCATGCCGGCAACGGCAAGCTGCTCGGCGGCAATTCGGCCTTCGCCCATATCGGCACCTACGAGAAGACCGAAGCCGGCGTCGACATCGTGATCAAGACCGTCCGCCACAACCCGGATCCGAACTACCGCGCCATGGCGGGCACCGACGATGCGACCTTGATCGCGAAGGGCTGGCCCGACGGCGATCTCTACCGCTTGAAGGGCGAGCTCAAGGAGCTGCCGGGCGTACCGTTTCAGTCGCTGATGACGCCGATCACGGAGGAGGACATGCCGATCGCAGGCGGCGTCGGCGAGGCCGGCATCACCGACGGCCTCTACTCGATCCACCTGCGCATGCTCGACGGTCTCGATGGCGGCCTCACCGGCGTGATGCTGCTCAATCAGGGCCGCATCCTCGGCGGCGATGCCGCGTTCTATTATCTCGGCAGCTATACCGCCGCGAAGGGGCGCTGGAAGGGCCAGATCCTCAATCAGGAACACACGCCGGCCAAGGACGATCCGATCTTCGGCGGCCATGAGGTCGGGATCGGCTTCTCCGGCACGTATGATGCGGACCAGGCTGTGCTGGAGGCGGCTGCACTGGCCGGCAAGCGCAGTCTGCGCCTGACCGCCGCGCTCAAGCTGATGCACCGCGCCTGA
- a CDS encoding SDR family oxidoreductase yields the protein MQGKVIIVTGALGALGKVVATTAQTRGARVAGIDHAPSQAQATPDSIEIGGVDLSDATQAKTAVETAAKHFGRLDALINIAGGFAFETVGDGAVATWQRMHALNVLTALNASRAALPHLAASRAGRIVNIGAIGALQAGSGMGPYAASKAGVHRLTEALANEWKGKVTVNAVLPSIIDTRANRANMPNADFSKWVTPQELAEIILFLASDAASGITGALIPVGGRV from the coding sequence GTGCAGGGAAAAGTGATTATCGTAACCGGTGCGCTCGGCGCGCTTGGCAAGGTGGTTGCCACCACCGCGCAAACGCGCGGCGCGCGCGTCGCCGGCATCGATCACGCCCCTTCGCAAGCCCAAGCAACGCCTGACAGCATCGAGATCGGCGGCGTCGACCTCTCCGACGCCACGCAGGCGAAGACGGCAGTCGAGACGGCGGCCAAGCACTTTGGCAGGCTCGATGCCCTGATCAACATCGCGGGCGGCTTCGCCTTCGAAACCGTTGGCGACGGCGCCGTCGCGACGTGGCAGCGCATGCATGCGCTGAACGTCCTGACCGCGCTCAACGCCTCGCGCGCGGCGCTGCCGCACCTCGCCGCCTCCAGGGCCGGCCGCATCGTCAATATCGGCGCCATCGGCGCGCTCCAGGCCGGCAGCGGCATGGGACCCTATGCGGCCTCGAAGGCAGGCGTGCATCGCCTCACCGAGGCGCTCGCCAATGAGTGGAAAGGCAAGGTCACGGTGAACGCGGTGCTGCCGTCGATCATCGATACCAGAGCCAACCGCGCAAACATGCCGAACGCGGACTTCTCCAAATGGGTGACGCCGCAGGAGCTCGCAGAAATCATCCTGTTCCTCGCCAGCGACGCCGCAAGCGGCATCACCGGCGCGCTGATTCCAGTGGGCGGACGGGTGTGA
- a CDS encoding SGNH/GDSL hydrolase family protein, giving the protein MPTIEFPTAIVDLQYPLENFRKALSGKGPVRIVAMGSSSTAGLGNVVAYPPRLELYLRKHYKDDDPRRDIRIEVLNRGKGGEDAPQEVARFDGDIFADNPSLVLWQVGTNVVFRKEQFDFDEVVEKIVEGLELLRGHPTMDIILIDPQYVTAMLFDDNAELSEKMVSAIRSAAQSAKVNLFQRWALMRHWHVYDNASFEQLLAPDDELKLHQSDWSTMQVARALRSAILKATGVTQRCPCLI; this is encoded by the coding sequence TTGCCGACCATCGAGTTTCCCACCGCAATCGTTGATCTGCAGTATCCGCTGGAGAATTTCAGGAAGGCATTAAGCGGAAAGGGGCCCGTGCGCATCGTGGCGATGGGGTCGTCCTCGACCGCTGGGCTCGGCAATGTCGTTGCATATCCCCCGCGGCTCGAGCTGTATCTGAGAAAGCACTACAAGGATGATGATCCTCGTCGAGACATCCGGATCGAGGTGCTCAACCGCGGCAAGGGCGGTGAAGATGCGCCGCAGGAGGTGGCCCGGTTCGACGGCGACATCTTCGCTGACAATCCTTCGCTGGTGCTCTGGCAGGTCGGAACCAACGTCGTCTTTCGCAAGGAGCAGTTTGACTTCGATGAGGTGGTCGAGAAGATCGTCGAGGGATTGGAGCTCCTGCGCGGTCACCCGACCATGGACATCATATTGATCGATCCCCAGTACGTGACGGCGATGCTGTTCGACGACAATGCTGAACTCTCGGAGAAGATGGTCTCCGCGATCCGGTCCGCAGCGCAAAGCGCCAAGGTGAATCTGTTCCAGCGTTGGGCCTTGATGCGGCACTGGCACGTTTACGACAATGCGTCGTTCGAGCAGTTGCTCGCTCCGGACGACGAGTTGAAGCTGCACCAGAGCGACTGGAGCACCATGCAGGTTGCCCGCGCTCTTCGTTCAGCGATCCTCAAGGCCACCGGCGTGACTCAAAGATGCCCGTGTCTGATTTGA
- a CDS encoding tetratricopeptide repeat protein, with protein MRTYFLATLLAIAVPAAAQAQSADLVLCDRLAADPSDPDKPADVKGVTDIAASDIATAVKFCKQAAPSSRRAMFALGRAYAANRQTAEAMAAWRKAADKGSSAAMVELGVAYATGAGVAKDEAQARKLFEKAAQAGNPRGVSNLAALGGAGGSAPADPAQARALLGKAAETNAEAQYQLGLMLSEGAGGAKDDAAARALFEKAAAQNHPGALERMGAFAQEGRGGPKDKDAAKAFYERAAALGDDDAKKALERLRCPYAIKDKQGKLVTTLCF; from the coding sequence ATGCGCACATATTTTCTCGCAACGCTGTTGGCGATCGCGGTACCTGCGGCGGCGCAAGCGCAGTCGGCCGATCTCGTGCTCTGCGACCGCCTGGCGGCCGACCCCAGCGATCCCGACAAGCCGGCCGACGTGAAGGGCGTAACCGACATCGCGGCGTCCGACATCGCGACGGCCGTCAAGTTCTGCAAGCAGGCCGCACCATCCTCGCGCCGCGCGATGTTCGCGCTCGGCCGCGCCTATGCGGCCAACCGGCAGACGGCCGAGGCGATGGCGGCCTGGCGCAAGGCGGCCGACAAGGGATCGAGCGCCGCCATGGTCGAGCTCGGCGTCGCCTACGCCACCGGCGCCGGTGTTGCCAAGGACGAAGCGCAAGCGCGAAAACTGTTCGAGAAGGCGGCGCAAGCCGGCAATCCCCGCGGCGTCAGCAATCTCGCGGCGCTCGGCGGCGCAGGCGGCAGCGCGCCCGCCGATCCCGCGCAGGCACGCGCACTGCTTGGCAAGGCCGCCGAGACCAATGCGGAGGCACAGTATCAGCTCGGCCTGATGCTCTCCGAGGGCGCAGGCGGCGCAAAGGACGATGCCGCGGCGCGCGCGCTGTTCGAGAAGGCCGCGGCGCAAAACCATCCCGGAGCGCTGGAGCGGATGGGCGCCTTCGCGCAGGAAGGCCGCGGCGGTCCGAAGGACAAGGACGCCGCAAAGGCCTTTTACGAGCGCGCTGCGGCGCTCGGTGACGACGATGCCAAGAAGGCGCTGGAGCGCTTGCGCTGTCCCTACGCGATCAAGGACAAGCAGGGCAAGCTCGTCACCACGCTGTGCTTCTAA
- a CDS encoding glutamine synthetase beta-grasp domain-containing protein — protein MTKYKLEYIWLDGYTPTPNLRGKTQIKEFASFPTLEQLPLWGFDGSSTQQAEGHSSDCVLKPVAVFPDAARTNGVLVMCEVMMPDGKTPHPSNKRATILDDSGAWFGFEQEYFFYKDGRPLGFPTSGYPAPQGPYYTGVGYSNVGDVARKIVEEHLDLCLAAGINHEGINAEVAKGQWEFQIFGKGSKKAADEMWMARYLMLRLTEKYGIDIEFHCKPLGDTDWNGSGMHANFSTEYMRTVGGKEYFEALMAAFDKNLMDHIAVYGPDNDKRLTGKHETAPWNKFSYGVADRGASIRVPHSFVNNGYKGYLEDRRPNSQGDPYQIASQILKTIASVPADKKAAA, from the coding sequence ATGACCAAGTATAAGCTCGAGTACATCTGGCTCGACGGATATACGCCGACTCCGAATTTGCGCGGCAAAACTCAGATCAAGGAATTCGCGTCGTTCCCGACGCTCGAGCAGCTTCCGCTCTGGGGCTTCGATGGCTCCTCCACGCAGCAGGCCGAAGGTCACAGCTCCGATTGCGTGCTGAAGCCGGTCGCCGTGTTCCCGGACGCCGCGCGCACCAACGGCGTGCTGGTGATGTGCGAAGTCATGATGCCTGATGGCAAGACCCCGCATCCGTCCAACAAGCGCGCCACCATCCTCGACGATTCCGGCGCCTGGTTCGGCTTCGAGCAGGAGTATTTCTTCTACAAGGACGGCCGCCCGCTCGGCTTCCCGACGTCAGGCTATCCGGCGCCGCAGGGCCCGTACTACACCGGCGTCGGCTATTCTAACGTCGGCGACGTCGCCCGCAAGATCGTCGAAGAGCATCTCGACCTCTGCCTTGCTGCCGGCATCAACCATGAAGGCATCAACGCGGAAGTCGCGAAGGGCCAGTGGGAATTCCAGATCTTCGGCAAGGGCTCCAAGAAGGCCGCTGACGAAATGTGGATGGCCCGCTACCTGATGCTGCGCCTCACCGAGAAGTACGGCATCGACATCGAATTCCACTGCAAGCCGCTCGGCGACACCGACTGGAACGGCTCCGGCATGCACGCCAACTTCTCGACCGAGTACATGCGCACGGTCGGCGGCAAGGAGTACTTCGAGGCCCTGATGGCCGCCTTCGACAAGAACCTGATGGACCACATCGCCGTCTACGGCCCGGACAACGACAAGCGTCTGACCGGCAAGCACGAGACCGCGCCCTGGAACAAGTTCAGCTACGGCGTTGCCGACCGCGGTGCCTCGATCCGCGTGCCGCACTCCTTCGTCAACAATGGCTACAAGGGTTATCTGGAGGACCGTCGTCCGAACTCGCAAGGCGACCCATACCAGATCGCTTCGCAGATCCTGAAGACGATCGCGTCGGTCCCGGCTGACAAGAAGGCCGCGGCCTAA
- a CDS encoding FAD-binding oxidoreductase: MTTPMPAEVSQRSKGPPLVEIDGFRGRLISADHADYDSARAVWNGAIDRRPHLIARCIGTADVVAAVRFARNHDLGIAIRGGGHNVAGTAVCDNGIVIDLSAMRGVRVDPADRRAWVQGGALWGDVDHETQAHGLATTGGIVSHTGVAGLTLGGGLGWLMRKHGLTVDNLLAINLVMADGGLLRVSEDEHPDLFWALRGGGGNFGVVTSFEFRLHPVGPTVLAGPILWDATDAAEVLRLYRDFIADAPDELGTVVRFGTAPPLTVIPENLHWRPVVMVGACYAGPIEEGERVLRPLRASRTPLLDLVGPAPYVGFQSALDSTVVHGWNYYWKSTHLPEVRDDLIDVITEHAFSSSSPRSYAAMFHLKGAVRRTAEGATAFGNRQASHAITLDAVWRSGEDFGDRDTAWTRQFFAALRPFRQGVYVNFLGGDEDPGRVREAYGDAVYDRLVDVKTTYDPENVFHHNQNIRPRAGTRIIGPTKAPH; the protein is encoded by the coding sequence ATGACAACACCAATGCCCGCGGAAGTCAGCCAGCGCAGCAAGGGGCCACCCCTCGTGGAGATCGACGGGTTCCGAGGCCGGCTAATCAGTGCCGACCACGCCGACTACGACAGCGCCCGTGCAGTCTGGAACGGTGCCATTGACCGGCGCCCGCACCTAATCGCCCGATGCATCGGGACCGCCGACGTGGTCGCGGCCGTGCGTTTCGCCCGCAACCACGATCTAGGGATTGCTATACGGGGCGGAGGCCACAACGTGGCGGGCACTGCCGTTTGCGACAACGGGATCGTCATCGACCTCTCGGCGATGCGGGGCGTCCGCGTCGATCCCGCCGATCGCAGGGCCTGGGTGCAGGGCGGCGCGCTGTGGGGCGACGTCGACCACGAGACGCAGGCGCACGGTTTGGCCACCACCGGCGGAATCGTGAGCCACACCGGCGTCGCCGGGCTCACCCTCGGCGGAGGCCTCGGCTGGCTGATGCGCAAGCACGGCCTTACGGTCGACAATCTGCTCGCCATTAACCTCGTAATGGCCGACGGCGGGCTGTTGCGGGTGTCCGAGGACGAGCACCCCGATCTGTTCTGGGCGTTGCGGGGCGGCGGGGGCAACTTCGGCGTGGTCACCTCGTTCGAATTCCGCCTCCACCCCGTCGGCCCCACCGTCCTGGCCGGGCCCATCCTCTGGGATGCGACCGACGCCGCGGAGGTCCTGCGCCTCTACCGCGACTTCATCGCAGACGCGCCTGACGAACTCGGCACGGTCGTAAGGTTCGGCACCGCGCCGCCGCTAACGGTCATTCCCGAAAATTTGCACTGGCGCCCAGTGGTGATGGTTGGTGCCTGCTACGCCGGGCCGATCGAGGAAGGTGAGCGGGTGCTCCGCCCGCTCCGCGCATCCCGGACTCCCCTCCTCGACCTCGTCGGGCCCGCGCCGTACGTGGGATTCCAGAGCGCGCTCGACTCGACTGTCGTCCACGGTTGGAATTACTACTGGAAGTCCACCCACCTCCCCGAGGTCCGCGACGACCTCATTGACGTGATCACCGAGCACGCGTTCTCCTCCTCGTCACCGCGGTCGTACGCGGCGATGTTCCATCTGAAGGGAGCAGTGAGACGAACAGCCGAGGGCGCGACGGCATTCGGGAACCGGCAAGCGTCGCACGCAATCACGCTCGATGCTGTGTGGCGGTCCGGAGAGGATTTCGGCGACCGGGACACGGCATGGACGAGGCAGTTCTTCGCCGCCCTCCGCCCCTTCCGCCAGGGCGTTTACGTCAACTTCCTCGGCGGCGACGAAGATCCGGGCCGGGTCCGCGAGGCGTACGGCGACGCCGTCTATGACCGGCTGGTGGACGTAAAGACCACGTACGACCCCGAGAACGTCTTTCACCACAACCAGAACATCCGCCCCCGCGCCGGGACGCGGATCATCGGGCCCACCAAGGCGCCACACTAG
- a CDS encoding MliC family protein → MDRHKAIVLVIATLLAGILDIRPADAQSFRTYRCVDGTQFIVGFYDGDKRAFLQIDGEPVTLARRLAVSGARYSGAGVTLRIPKTGATTVKHLKRPVTACAVIEKPGI, encoded by the coding sequence ATGGACCGACACAAGGCCATTGTTTTGGTCATCGCCACGCTGTTGGCCGGAATTTTGGACATCCGGCCGGCCGACGCACAATCGTTCCGGACCTATCGCTGTGTCGATGGTACGCAGTTCATCGTCGGGTTTTATGACGGGGACAAGCGCGCCTTTCTCCAGATCGACGGCGAGCCGGTCACGCTGGCCAGGCGGCTGGCGGTTTCGGGGGCGCGCTATTCGGGGGCGGGAGTGACACTGAGGATTCCCAAGACCGGGGCTACCACGGTGAAGCACCTGAAGCGGCCGGTCACGGCCTGCGCGGTGATTGAAAAGCCCGGAATCTAG
- a CDS encoding tyrosine-protein phosphatase, with amino-acid sequence MSDSPSRHLALQGASNFRDLGGYPTADGRTTRWRHIFRSNHLGQLTAADVEIVRALGVRSAFDFRGVEERAAGICVVNEITVHSLPIEPTVVAALRTELARGTLTAPVALELMRESYRNYVRHNTHSFRNLFGHLLEDRAPLVIHCTAGKDRTGFASALILHALGVPDEIIAEDYLLTNQHYKRDATAAIDLPEDVRNAIGSVEASYLAAAFEAVGQEYGDIETYLRDALKLGAAERTALKERYLKS; translated from the coding sequence ATGTCAGACTCCCCTTCCCGCCACCTCGCCCTGCAAGGCGCCAGCAATTTTCGCGATCTCGGCGGCTATCCGACGGCCGACGGCCGCACCACGCGCTGGCGCCACATCTTCCGCTCCAACCATCTCGGCCAGCTCACGGCCGCCGATGTCGAGATCGTTCGCGCGCTCGGCGTCCGAAGCGCATTCGATTTTCGTGGCGTGGAGGAGCGCGCGGCCGGCATCTGCGTCGTCAACGAGATCACGGTTCATTCGCTGCCGATCGAGCCGACGGTGGTCGCCGCGCTACGCACCGAGCTTGCGAGGGGCACGCTGACGGCACCGGTCGCGCTGGAGCTCATGCGCGAATCCTATCGCAACTACGTTCGCCACAACACGCACAGCTTTCGCAACTTGTTTGGCCATCTTCTGGAAGACCGCGCGCCGCTCGTGATCCATTGCACGGCGGGCAAGGACCGCACCGGCTTTGCCAGCGCGCTGATCCTGCATGCGCTCGGTGTGCCCGACGAAATCATTGCCGAGGACTATTTGCTCACCAACCAGCACTACAAGCGCGATGCGACCGCTGCCATCGACCTGCCGGAGGACGTCCGCAATGCCATCGGCAGCGTCGAAGCCTCGTACCTTGCCGCCGCGTTCGAAGCCGTCGGCCAGGAATATGGCGATATCGAAACCTATTTGCGCGACGCCCTCAAGCTCGGCGCGGCGGAGCGGACGGCGCTGAAGGAGCGCTATCTCAAGTCGTAA
- a CDS encoding substrate-binding domain-containing protein: protein MENVRMLSTLGLMGAMRSLSSAFEASSGIHVDADFAPTLALLKRLRAGEAADLVILTREGLDEMLGEGRVVADGAADLARSYVGIAVRAGQAYPDIASEAALRKTLLAARSVAYSRLGASGVYFAQLIVRMGIAAEVNAKATVVEQGFTAERLVSGEADLAVQQISELKQVGGIEVIGPIPHELQTPAVFSAGRMANARHAEAADRLLRYLASPDVVPVLRQSGLAP from the coding sequence ATGGAAAACGTGCGCATGCTCTCGACGCTCGGCCTGATGGGCGCGATGCGCAGCCTGTCCTCCGCCTTCGAGGCCAGCAGCGGCATCCATGTCGATGCCGATTTCGCGCCGACCCTGGCGCTGCTCAAGCGGTTGCGCGCCGGTGAGGCCGCCGATCTCGTCATCCTCACGCGCGAGGGGCTCGACGAGATGCTTGGCGAGGGCCGCGTTGTTGCCGACGGTGCGGCCGACCTCGCACGCTCCTATGTCGGCATCGCCGTGCGGGCAGGGCAGGCGTATCCCGACATCGCCAGCGAGGCCGCGCTGCGCAAGACGCTGCTCGCGGCGCGATCGGTCGCCTATTCGCGGCTCGGCGCCAGCGGCGTGTACTTCGCGCAGCTGATCGTGCGAATGGGCATTGCGGCCGAAGTCAATGCCAAGGCCACCGTCGTGGAGCAGGGTTTTACGGCGGAGCGGCTCGTCAGCGGCGAGGCTGATCTCGCCGTGCAGCAGATCAGCGAGCTGAAGCAGGTCGGCGGCATCGAGGTCATCGGTCCGATCCCGCATGAACTGCAGACGCCGGCGGTGTTCTCGGCCGGCCGCATGGCGAATGCGAGACATGCCGAAGCTGCGGACCGGCTGCTGCGCTATCTGGCATCGCCCGATGTCGTGCCCGTGCTGCGTCAGTCGGGACTCGCGCCTTGA